A region from the Halichondria panicea chromosome 11, odHalPani1.1, whole genome shotgun sequence genome encodes:
- the LOC135344040 gene encoding antigen WC1.1-like isoform X4 has product MTSMTVHHAVIIGMLSIISTISTAQQECFNGQVRKLHSDLLEYCYNGEWRLVYYSASQWSTNMTRAVCAQLGYQDFFGLVRGGSQSGAGKFVTLKECNEPGLTGCIETPSDSCTECSPVFLQCTAANCDDGEIRLVGGRDTDRQGRVEVCASQRWRTVCTGSQEVAGAVCLQMGYIFEGGTVAPPNSFPPGAFPEYRLDCTHLSNGAWHCSPVEQQCDSFVELGVVCKNYENLYDECSTNCTLSRLSVTITQSPTTKQVTTPMACNSTTSIVGIGVLVALLLAVSVGWMVSCVILLKRGQIVHKQHVDAGTISTRSNQSYTQQDINTQLYAEATPPDTTYSRLNRSDKQTEEIATYNYADPNQIRVERSQATNPPPVSGEAIVREEEFYIAEDHTYAAVNKKAKKKKKPKNAESDAEGESEAPPPFVSTLAEV; this is encoded by the exons ATGACCAGCATGACTGTTCACCATGCAGTAATCATTGGAATGTTATCAATCATTTCAACTATCAGCACTGCTCAACAAG AGTGCTTCAATGGACAAGTTCGTAAACTTCATTCTGATCTCCTTGAGTATTGTTACAATGGAGAATGGAGATTGGTCTATTACTCAGCGAGTCAGTGGAGTACGAATATGACAAGGGCTGTGTGTGCACAACTGGGTTACCAGGATTTTttcg GATTAGTGCGAGGGGGAAGTCAGAGTGGTGCAGGAAAATTTGTAACTCTGAAAGAATGCAACGAACCAGGACTAACAGGATGCATAGAGACACCTAGTGACAGCTGTACTGAGTGCTCTCCTGTGTTTCTACAGTGTACCGCAG ctAATTGTGATGATGGAGAGATAAGACTGGTGGGTGGCAGAGACACTGACAGAcagggacgagtggaggtgtgtgctAGCCAGCGATGGAGGACAGTTTGCACTGGCAGTCAAGAAGTGGCAGGAGCTGTTTGTTTACAAATGGGATACATCTTTGAAG GAGGCACTGTTGCACCACCAAACTCATTTCCTCCTGGAGCATTCCCTGAGTACAGACTGGACTGTACACACCTAAGCAATGGAGCATGGCACTGTAGTCCAGTTGAACAACAATGTGACAGCTTTGTGGAGCTTGGAGTTGTTTGTAAGAACTATGAAAATCTGTACGATGAATGTTCAACGAACTGTACACTGTCAAGATTGTCAGTAACTATTACACAGTCACCTACCACCAAGCAAG TAACCACTCCAATGGCATGTAATTCCACCACCTCCATTGTTGGCATTGGTGTACTGGTGGCTCTGTTACTAGCTGTATCAGTTGGTTGGATGGTGTCCTGTGTTATTCTACTCAAGAGAGGACAGATTGTGCACAAACAACA TGTTGATGCAGGTACTATCTCAACAAGGAGCAATCAGAGCTACACACAACAGGACATCAACACACAGCTCTACGCTGAGGCCACCCCTCCTGATACAACCTACAGTAGGCTGAACAGAAGTGATAAACAGACGGAGGAAATTGCTACCTACAATTACGCTGATCCCAACCAGATAAGAGTAGAGCGTTCCCAAGCAACcaacccaccaccagtgagtGGTGAAGCTATCGTGAGAGAAGAGGAGTTCTACATTGCTGAGGATCACACGTACGCAGCTGTCAATAAGAAAGccaaaaagaaaaagaaaccaaagaatGCAGAATCTGATGCAGAAGGAGAGAGTGAAGCCCCGCCTCCTTTTGTTAGCACCCTGGCTGAAGTGTAG
- the LOC135344040 gene encoding uncharacterized protein LOC135344040 isoform X2: protein MHVSSFILLLTVVTTVTAQPECLDGQLRLPDLIEVDTLLEYCHHGEWKWICHDASQWNIERSKATCGQLGYSDQFEQVNGDSQNGSRRVVTLSDCSGPGLAECMVTPSDSCNSLVRLLCSVANCADGETKLVGGTTDREGRVEVCVGGRRWRTVCTGSQDLEVMAIAVCLRIRIRSLVLEGSTVAVTNLFPPGAFPEHSLECTERPDEDLRCSLVEQQCDSFVELGVVCKNYEDLRNECSSTLPTLSTRIHANTPLPNTTCGPPIKSDFDNSTTIIIVDNSTTFIAVIGVLVSLLLAVSVGWIVSCVILLRRGQTVHKQHVDAGTISTRSNQSYTQQDINTQLYAEATPPDTTYSRLNRSDKQTEEIATYNYADPNQIRVERSQATNPPPVSGEAIVREEEFYIAEDHTYAAVNKKAKKKKKPKNAESDAEGESEAPPPFVSTLAEV, encoded by the exons ATGCATGTCTCAAGCTTCATTCTGCTATTAACTGTTGTCACCACTGTCACAGCACAACCAG AATGTTTAGACGGACAACTTCGTCTTCCTGACCTGATTGAAGTGGACACACTTCTTGAGTACTGTCACCATGGAGAATGGAAATGGATTTGTCATGATGCAAGTCAGTGGAATATTGAGAGATCAAAAGCTACTTGTGGACAACTGGGATATTCGGATCAATTTG aaCAAGTAAACGGGGATTCTCAGAATGGTTCAAGAAGAGTAGTCACTCTGAGTGACTGCAGTGGACCAGGACTAGCGGAGTGTATGGTGACACCCAGTGACAGCTGTAACTCTCTTGTGCGACTACTGTGTTCCGTGG ctAACTGTGCTGATGGAGAGACAAAACTGGTGGGTGGAACCACTGAcagagagggacgagtggaggtgtgtgtgggtggcagGCGATGGAGGACAGTTTGCACTGGTAGCCAAGACCTGGAAGTTATGGCAATAGCTGTTTGTTTACGAATAAGAATTCGAAGTTTAGTGTTAGAAG gaaGCACTGTGGCAGTAACTAACTTATTTCCTCCTGGAGCATTTCCAGAGCACAGCCTGGAGTGCACGGAGCGACCCGATGAAGATTTGCGCTGTAGTCTAGTTGAACAACAATGTGACAGCTTTGTGGAGCTTGGAGTTGTTTGTAAGAACTATGAAGATCTACGCAATGAATGTTCTAGTACACTGCCTACATTGTCAACTAGAATACATGCAAATACACCATTGCCTAATACAACATGTGGCCCTCCTATCAAATCAGACTTTGACAATTCCACCACTATCATCATTGTTGATAATTCCACCACCTTCATTGCTGTCATTGGTGTACTGGTGTCTCTTTTACTAGCCGTATCAGTTGGTTGGATAGTCTCCTGTGTTATTCTACTCAGGAGAGGACAGACTGTGCACAAACAACA TGTTGATGCAGGTACTATCTCAACAAGGAGCAATCAGAGCTACACACAACAGGACATCAACACACAGCTCTACGCTGAGGCCACCCCTCCTGATACAACCTACAGTAGGCTGAACAGAAGTGATAAACAGACGGAGGAAATTGCTACCTACAATTACGCTGATCCCAACCAGATAAGAGTAGAGCGTTCCCAAGCAACcaacccaccaccagtgagtGGTGAAGCTATCGTGAGAGAAGAGGAGTTCTACATTGCTGAGGATCACACGTACGCAGCTGTCAATAAGAAAGccaaaaagaaaaagaaaccaaagaatGCAGAATCTGATGCAGAAGGAGAGAGTGAAGCCCCGCCTCCTTTTGTTAGCACCCTGGCTGAAGTGTAG
- the LOC135344061 gene encoding scavenger receptor cysteine-rich domain superfamily protein-like isoform X1 codes for MPFPLSTNRRLSVNMQVSNFILLLTVVTTVTAQSECLDEQLRLPEVTDTLLEYCHHGEWRWICHDESQWNFERSEATCVQLGYSNERAFGQATVDSQNGSRRVVTLSDCNGPGLAECMVTPSDSCNSLVQLICNMAACVNSDTRLVGGSTDREGRVEVCDNSRWRTVCTGNQDLPVLAGGVCSRIGIQSLVLEGSTVAVTNSFPPGAFPEHSLECMHQTNGDLRCSLVKKKCDSFVELEVVCKNYEDLRNECSRNSTLSTLSTSVHATTQLPNTTCTPDSTRANNSTTFIAVIVYWWLCY; via the exons ATGCCATTCCCTCTAAGCACTAATCGACGACTTTCGGTAAACATGCAAGTCTCAAATTTTATTCTGCTATTAACTGTTGTCACCACTGTCACAGCACAATCAG AATGTTTAGACGAACAACTTCGTCTTCCTGAAGTAACAGACACACTTCTTGAGTACTGTCACCATGGAGAATGGAGATGGATTTGTCACGATGAAAGTCAGTGGAACTTTGAGAGATCAGAAGCTACTTGTGTACAATTGGGATACTCAAATGAACGTGCATTTG GACAAGCGACTGTGGATTCTCAGAATGGTTCAAGAAGAGTAGTCACTCTGAGTGACTGCAATGGACCTGGACTAGCGGAGTGTATGGTGACACCCAGTGACAGCTGTAACTCTCTTGTGCAACTAATATGTAACATGG CTGCCTGTGTTAATAGCGATACaagactggtgggtggatccactgacagagagggacgagtggaggtgtgtgatAACAGTCGATGGAGGACAGTTTGCACTGGCAATCAAGACTTGCCAGTTCTGGCAGGAGGTGTTTGTTCACGAATAGGAATTCAAAGTTTAGTGTTAGAAG gaaGCACTGTGGCAGTAACTAACTCATTTCCTCCTGGAGCATTTCCAGAGCACAGCCTGGAGTGCATGCATCAAACCAATGGAGATTTGCGCTGTAGTCTAGTTAAAAAAAAATGTGACAGTTTTGTGGAGCTTGAAGTTGTTTGTAAAAACTATGAAGATTTACGCAATGAATGTTCTAGGAATAGTACACTCTCTACATTGTCAACTAGCGTACATGCAACTACACAGTTACCTAATACAACATGCACCCCTGACTCTACACGTGCTAACAATTCCACCACCTTCATTGCTGTCATTGTGTACTGGTGGCTCTGTTACTAG
- the LOC135344050 gene encoding scavenger receptor cysteine-rich type 1 protein M160-like, giving the protein MQVSSFFLLLTVVTTVTAQSEYLDEQLRLPEVTDTLLEYCHHGEWRWICHDESQWNKIEISEAICEQLGYSNPFAQAMEYSTHNGERRVVTLSDCNGRRVKKCTVTPSKSCNSVVHLRCITDNSDKCADGEIRLVGGSTDREGRVEVCVGGRWRTVCTGSQDLAGAICSQMGYIFEESTVINSYPPGAFPEYRLNCTQLSNRAWHCSPVEQQCDSFVELGVVCINYEEFYQRSRNSTPFTQLPPIECTPSNERGTTCADISTTLFAGIGALVALLLSVSVGWMVSCVILLRRGHPVHKQHADSGTISTRSNQSHTQQDINTQLYAEATPPDTTYSRLNRSDKQTEEIATYDYADPNQIRAECSQATNPPPVTGEAIVREEEFYIAEDHTYAAVNKKAKKKKKPKNAESDGEGESEAPPPFLSTLAEV; this is encoded by the exons ATGCAAGTCTCAAGCTTCTTTCTGCTATTAACTGTTGTCACCACTGTCACAGCACAATCAG AATATTTAGACGAACAACTTCGTCTTCCTGAAGTAACAGACACACTTCTTGAGTACTGTCACCATGGAGAATGGAGATGGATCTGTCATGATGAAAGTCAGTGGAACAAAATTGAGATATCAGAAGCTATTTGTGAACAACTTGGATATTCGAATCCTTTTG cacaagcAATGGAGTATTCCACGCATAATGGGGAAAGAAGAGTAGTCACTCTGAGTGACTGTAATGGGCGAAGAGTAAAAAAGTGCACAGTGACACCCAGTAAAAGTTGTAACTCGGTTGTGCATCTAAGGTGTATCACAG aCAACAGTGACAAATGTGCTGATGGAGAGATaagactggtgggtggatcaactgacagagagggacgagtggaggtgtgtgtgggtggtcgcTGGAGGACAGTTTGCACTGGCAGTCAAGACCTGGCAGGAGCCATTTGCTCACAAATGGGATACATCTTTGAAG AAAGCACTGTTATTAATTCATATCCTCCTGGAGCATTCCCAGAGTATAGACTAAACTGTACACAACTAAGCAATAGAGCATGGCACTGTAGTCCAGTTGAACAACAATGTGACAGCTTTGTGGAGCTTGGAGTTGTTTGTATAAACTATGAAGAGTTTTATCAACGTTCAAGGAACAGCACACCATTTACACAGTTGCCTCCTATAGAATGCACCCCCAGCAATGAAAGAGGCACTACATGTGCTGACATTTCCACCACCCTCTTTGCTGGCATTGGTGCGCTGGTGGCTCTGTTACTAAGTGTATCAGTTGGTTGGATGGTGTCCTGTGTTATTCTACTCAGGAGAGGACACCCTGTGCACAAACAACA TGCTGATTCAGGTACTATCTCAACAAGGAGCAATCAGAGCCACACACAACAGGACATCAACACACAGCTCTACGCTGAGGCCACCCCTCCTGATACTACCTACAGTAGACTGAACAGAAGTGATAAACAGACGGAGGAAATTGCTACCTACGATTACGCTGATCCCAACCAGATAAGAGCAGAGTGTTCCCAAGCAACCAATCCACCACCAGTGACTGGTGAAGCTATCGTGAGAGAAGAGGAGTTCTACATTGCTGAGGATCACACGTACGCAGCTGTCAATAAAAAAGCcaagaagaaaaagaagccGAAGAATGCAGAATCTGAcggagagggagagagtgaAGCCCCGCCTCCTTTTCTCAGCACCCTGGCGGAAGTGTAA
- the LOC135344048 gene encoding uncharacterized protein LOC135344048 — translation MHVSSFILLLTVVTTVTAQPECLDGQLRLPDYDVPTLLEYCNHGEWRWICHDEIQWNIERSKATCGQLGYSDKLGHVIEDSQTGSGRVVTLSDCNGPGLAECMVTPSDSCNSLVQLVCTTANCAGRQTRLVGGSTDREGRVEVCVGGRRWRTVCTGNQELAVLARGVCLRIGNRSLVLEGSTVAVTNSFPPGAFPEYSLECMQRPAEDLRCSLVQQQCDSFVELQVVCRNYEDLRNECSRTSALSTLSTNVHATTPLPSTTCGPIKSDSKCTGNSTTFIAVIGVLVALILAVLVGLVSCVILLRRRPTQHKRSVDPAISTRSNQSYTQQDSNEQLYDEAKAPDQTYSRLNRGQAQDHKTDEIATYDYADPNQIRVECSQATNPPPVSGEAIVREEEFYIAEDHTYAAVNKKAKKKKKKDDGEGDKNNSSL, via the exons ATGCATGTCTCAAGCTTCATTCTGCTATTAACTGTTGTCACCACTGTCACAGCACAACCAG AATGTTTAGACGGACAACTTCGTCTTCCTGATTATGACGTACCCACACTTCTTGAGTACTGTAACCATGGAGAATGGAGATGGATTTGTCATGATGAAATTCAGTGGAATATTGAGAGATCAAAAGCTACTTGTGGACAACTGGGATATTCGGATAAACTTG gaCACGTGATCGAGGATTCTCAAACTGGTTCAGGAAGAGTAGTCACTCTGAGTGACTGCAATGGACCAGGACTAGCAGAGTGTATGGTGACACCCAGTGACAGCTGTAACTCTCTTGTGCAACTAGTGTGTACCACGG CTAACTGTGCTGGTAGACAGACAAGACTGGTAGGTGGATCCACTGAcagagagggacgagtggaggtgtgtgtgggtggcagGCGATGGAGGACAGTTTGCACTGGCAATCAAGAACTGGCAGTTCTGGCAAGAGGCGTTTGTTTACGAATAGGAAATCGAAGTTTAGTGTTAGAAG gaaGCACTGTGGCAGTAACTAACTCATTTCCTCCTGGAGCATTCCCAGAGTACAGCCTGGAGTGCATGCAGCGACCCGCTGAAGATTTGCGCTGTAGTCTAGTTCAACAACAATGTGACAGCTTTGTGGAGCTTCAAGTTGTTTGTAGGAACTACGAAGATCTACGCAATGAATGTTCTAGGACTAGTGCACTGTCTACATTGTCAACTAACGTACATGCAACTACACCCTTGCCTAGTACAACATGTGGCCCTATCAAATCAGACAGTAAATGTACTGGCAATTCCACCACCTTCATTGCTGTCATTGGTGTACTGGTGGCTCTGATACTAGCTGTATTAGTTGGTTTAGTGTCCTGTGTTATTCTACTCAGGAGAAGACCAACTCAACACAAACGAAG TGTTGATCCAGCTATCTCAACAAGGAGCAACCAGAGCTACACACAACAGGACAGCAACGAACAGCTTTACGACGAAGCTAAAGCACCTGACCAGACCTACAGTAGGCTGAACAGAGGTCAAGCACAGGATCATAAGACGGATGAAATTGCTACCTATGATTACGCTGATCCCAACCAGATAAGAGTAGAGTGTTCCCAAGCAACcaacccaccaccagtgagtGGTGAAGCTATCGTGAGAGAAGAGGAGTTCTACATTGCTGAGGATCACACGTACGCAGCTGTCAATAAGAAAGctaaaaagaaaaagaaaaaagacGATGGTGAGGGAGACAAAAACAATTCATCACTTTAA
- the LOC135344040 gene encoding deleted in malignant brain tumors 1 protein-like isoform X1: MTSMTVHHAVIIGMLSIISTISTAQQECFNGQVRKLHSDLLEYCYNGEWRLVYYSASQWSTNMTRAVCAQLGYQDFFGLVRGGSQSGAGKFVTLKECNEPGLTGCIETPSDSCTECSPVFLQCTAANCDDGEIRLVGGRDTDRQGRVEVCASQRWRTVCTGSQEVAGAVCLQMGYIFEGGTVAPPNSFPPGAFPEYRLDCTHLSNGAWHCSPVEQQCDSFVELGVVCKNYENLYDECSTNCTLSRLSVTITQSPTTKQGKFNVIDNKRYFYCTTCQIIAVCANNSTVAVTTPMACNSTTSIVGIGVLVALLLAVSVGWMVSCVILLKRGQIVHKQHVDAGTISTRSNQSYTQQDINTQLYAEATPPDTTYSRLNRSDKQTEEIATYNYADPNQIRVERSQATNPPPVSGEAIVREEEFYIAEDHTYAAVNKKAKKKKKPKNAESDAEGESEAPPPFVSTLAEV, from the exons ATGACCAGCATGACTGTTCACCATGCAGTAATCATTGGAATGTTATCAATCATTTCAACTATCAGCACTGCTCAACAAG AGTGCTTCAATGGACAAGTTCGTAAACTTCATTCTGATCTCCTTGAGTATTGTTACAATGGAGAATGGAGATTGGTCTATTACTCAGCGAGTCAGTGGAGTACGAATATGACAAGGGCTGTGTGTGCACAACTGGGTTACCAGGATTTTttcg GATTAGTGCGAGGGGGAAGTCAGAGTGGTGCAGGAAAATTTGTAACTCTGAAAGAATGCAACGAACCAGGACTAACAGGATGCATAGAGACACCTAGTGACAGCTGTACTGAGTGCTCTCCTGTGTTTCTACAGTGTACCGCAG ctAATTGTGATGATGGAGAGATAAGACTGGTGGGTGGCAGAGACACTGACAGAcagggacgagtggaggtgtgtgctAGCCAGCGATGGAGGACAGTTTGCACTGGCAGTCAAGAAGTGGCAGGAGCTGTTTGTTTACAAATGGGATACATCTTTGAAG GAGGCACTGTTGCACCACCAAACTCATTTCCTCCTGGAGCATTCCCTGAGTACAGACTGGACTGTACACACCTAAGCAATGGAGCATGGCACTGTAGTCCAGTTGAACAACAATGTGACAGCTTTGTGGAGCTTGGAGTTGTTTGTAAGAACTATGAAAATCTGTACGATGAATGTTCAACGAACTGTACACTGTCAAGATTGTCAGTAACTATTACACAGTCACCTACCACCAAGCAAGGTAAATTTAATGTTATAGACAATAAGCGGTATTTTTACTGCACGACATGCCAAATAATAGCTGTTTGTGCTAACAATTCAACTGTGGCAGTAACCACTCCAATGGCATGTAATTCCACCACCTCCATTGTTGGCATTGGTGTACTGGTGGCTCTGTTACTAGCTGTATCAGTTGGTTGGATGGTGTCCTGTGTTATTCTACTCAAGAGAGGACAGATTGTGCACAAACAACA TGTTGATGCAGGTACTATCTCAACAAGGAGCAATCAGAGCTACACACAACAGGACATCAACACACAGCTCTACGCTGAGGCCACCCCTCCTGATACAACCTACAGTAGGCTGAACAGAAGTGATAAACAGACGGAGGAAATTGCTACCTACAATTACGCTGATCCCAACCAGATAAGAGTAGAGCGTTCCCAAGCAACcaacccaccaccagtgagtGGTGAAGCTATCGTGAGAGAAGAGGAGTTCTACATTGCTGAGGATCACACGTACGCAGCTGTCAATAAGAAAGccaaaaagaaaaagaaaccaaagaatGCAGAATCTGATGCAGAAGGAGAGAGTGAAGCCCCGCCTCCTTTTGTTAGCACCCTGGCTGAAGTGTAG
- the LOC135344040 gene encoding neurotrypsin-like isoform X3 — MTSMTVHHAVIIGMLSIISTISTAQQECFNGQVRKLHSDLLEYCYNGEWRLVYYSASQWSTNMTRAVCAQLGYQDFFGLVRGGSQSGAGKFVTLKECNEPGLTGCIETPSDSCTECSPVFLQCTAANCDDGEIRLVGGRDTDRQGRVEVCASQRWRTVCTGSQEVAGAVCLQMGYIFEGGTVAPPNSFPPGAFPEYRLDCTHLSNGAWHCSPVEQQCDSFVELGVVCKNYENLYDECSTNCTLSRLSVTITQSPTTKQAVCANNSTVAVTTPMACNSTTSIVGIGVLVALLLAVSVGWMVSCVILLKRGQIVHKQHVDAGTISTRSNQSYTQQDINTQLYAEATPPDTTYSRLNRSDKQTEEIATYNYADPNQIRVERSQATNPPPVSGEAIVREEEFYIAEDHTYAAVNKKAKKKKKPKNAESDAEGESEAPPPFVSTLAEV, encoded by the exons ATGACCAGCATGACTGTTCACCATGCAGTAATCATTGGAATGTTATCAATCATTTCAACTATCAGCACTGCTCAACAAG AGTGCTTCAATGGACAAGTTCGTAAACTTCATTCTGATCTCCTTGAGTATTGTTACAATGGAGAATGGAGATTGGTCTATTACTCAGCGAGTCAGTGGAGTACGAATATGACAAGGGCTGTGTGTGCACAACTGGGTTACCAGGATTTTttcg GATTAGTGCGAGGGGGAAGTCAGAGTGGTGCAGGAAAATTTGTAACTCTGAAAGAATGCAACGAACCAGGACTAACAGGATGCATAGAGACACCTAGTGACAGCTGTACTGAGTGCTCTCCTGTGTTTCTACAGTGTACCGCAG ctAATTGTGATGATGGAGAGATAAGACTGGTGGGTGGCAGAGACACTGACAGAcagggacgagtggaggtgtgtgctAGCCAGCGATGGAGGACAGTTTGCACTGGCAGTCAAGAAGTGGCAGGAGCTGTTTGTTTACAAATGGGATACATCTTTGAAG GAGGCACTGTTGCACCACCAAACTCATTTCCTCCTGGAGCATTCCCTGAGTACAGACTGGACTGTACACACCTAAGCAATGGAGCATGGCACTGTAGTCCAGTTGAACAACAATGTGACAGCTTTGTGGAGCTTGGAGTTGTTTGTAAGAACTATGAAAATCTGTACGATGAATGTTCAACGAACTGTACACTGTCAAGATTGTCAGTAACTATTACACAGTCACCTACCACCAAGCAAG CTGTTTGTGCTAACAATTCAACTGTGGCAGTAACCACTCCAATGGCATGTAATTCCACCACCTCCATTGTTGGCATTGGTGTACTGGTGGCTCTGTTACTAGCTGTATCAGTTGGTTGGATGGTGTCCTGTGTTATTCTACTCAAGAGAGGACAGATTGTGCACAAACAACA TGTTGATGCAGGTACTATCTCAACAAGGAGCAATCAGAGCTACACACAACAGGACATCAACACACAGCTCTACGCTGAGGCCACCCCTCCTGATACAACCTACAGTAGGCTGAACAGAAGTGATAAACAGACGGAGGAAATTGCTACCTACAATTACGCTGATCCCAACCAGATAAGAGTAGAGCGTTCCCAAGCAACcaacccaccaccagtgagtGGTGAAGCTATCGTGAGAGAAGAGGAGTTCTACATTGCTGAGGATCACACGTACGCAGCTGTCAATAAGAAAGccaaaaagaaaaagaaaccaaagaatGCAGAATCTGATGCAGAAGGAGAGAGTGAAGCCCCGCCTCCTTTTGTTAGCACCCTGGCTGAAGTGTAG
- the LOC135344061 gene encoding scavenger receptor cysteine-rich domain superfamily protein-like isoform X2, translating into MPFPLSTNRRLSVNMQVSNFILLLTVVTTVTAQSECLDEQLRLPEVTDTLLEYCHHGEWRWICHDESQWNFERSEATCVQLGYSNERAFGQATVDSQNGSRRVVTLSDCNGPGLAECMVTPSDSCNSLVQLICNMAACVNSDTRLVGGSTDREGRVEVCDNSRWRTVCTGNQDLPVLAGGVCSRIGIQSLVLEVLMQVLSQQGAIRATHNKTSTHSSTLRPHLLIQPTVG; encoded by the exons ATGCCATTCCCTCTAAGCACTAATCGACGACTTTCGGTAAACATGCAAGTCTCAAATTTTATTCTGCTATTAACTGTTGTCACCACTGTCACAGCACAATCAG AATGTTTAGACGAACAACTTCGTCTTCCTGAAGTAACAGACACACTTCTTGAGTACTGTCACCATGGAGAATGGAGATGGATTTGTCACGATGAAAGTCAGTGGAACTTTGAGAGATCAGAAGCTACTTGTGTACAATTGGGATACTCAAATGAACGTGCATTTG GACAAGCGACTGTGGATTCTCAGAATGGTTCAAGAAGAGTAGTCACTCTGAGTGACTGCAATGGACCTGGACTAGCGGAGTGTATGGTGACACCCAGTGACAGCTGTAACTCTCTTGTGCAACTAATATGTAACATGG CTGCCTGTGTTAATAGCGATACaagactggtgggtggatccactgacagagagggacgagtggaggtgtgtgatAACAGTCGATGGAGGACAGTTTGCACTGGCAATCAAGACTTGCCAGTTCTGGCAGGAGGTGTTTGTTCACGAATAGGAATTCAAAGTTTAGTGTTAGAAG TGTTGATGCAGGTACTATCTCAACAAGGAGCAATCAGAGCTACACACAACAAGACATCAACACACAGCTCTACGCTGAGGCCACACCTCCTGATACAACCTACAGTAGGCTGA